Proteins encoded by one window of Arachis hypogaea cultivar Tifrunner chromosome 1, arahy.Tifrunner.gnm2.J5K5, whole genome shotgun sequence:
- the LOC112795574 gene encoding SKP1-like protein 1B, whose translation MSSTRKITLKSSDGEAFEVDEAVALESQTIKHMIEDDCADSGIPLPNVTSKILAKVIEYCKKHVEAANAEERPNEEDLKTWDADFVKVDQATLFDLILAANYLNIKSLLDLTCQTVADMIKGKTPEEIRKTFNIKNDFTPEEEEEVRRENQWAFE comes from the coding sequence ATGTCGTCGACGAGAAAGATCACCCTCAAGAGCTCGGACGGAGAGGCGTTCGAGGTGGACGAGGCGGTGGCGCTGGAATCGCAGACGATCAAGCACATGATCGAGGACGATTGTGCCGATAGCGGCATCCCTCTCCCCAACGTCACCAGCAAGATCCTTGCGAAGGTCATCGAGTACTGCAAGAAGCACGTCGAGGCTGCGAACGCCGAAGAGAGGCCTAACGAGGAAGACCTCAAGACCTGGGACGCAGATTTCGTCAAGGTTGACCAGGCCACCCTCTTCGATCTCATCCTGGCTGCGAACTACTTGAACATCAAGAGCCTGCTGGATCTCACATGCCAAACTGTGGCAGACATGATCAAGGGGAAGACTCCTGAGGAAATTCGTAAGACATTCAACATCAAGAATGATTTCACTccggaggaagaggaggaagttCGTCGGGAAAACCAATGGGCATTTGAATGA
- the LOC112795567 gene encoding protein LHCP TRANSLOCATION DEFECT, translating to MASITCITHQPITTYSKSKSCLASTNRLGSCEFLGSRKRVGWLRTTNSGIIMIGPSNGSKSTCWFKFGKNGVDAEGAGIYGSQSRDDFDRDDVEQYFNYMGMLAVEGTYDKMEALLNQNIHPVDILLLLAASEGDKPKIEELLRAGAKYDVKDADGRTALDRASDEIKDFIVNFSVQRA from the exons ATGGCTTCTATCACATGCATCACCCACCAACCCATTACCACTTATTCTAAGTCTAAGTCCTGTTTGGCTTCCACAAACAGGTTGGGTAGTTGTGAGTTTCTTGGAAGCAGAAAAAGGGTTGGATGGTTGAGAACCACAAATTCTGGTATTATTATGATTGGACCCTCCAATGGTTCCAAATCCACATGCTGGTTCAAGTTTGGTAAGAATGGTGTTGATGCTGAAGGTGCTGGAATTTATGGTAGCCAAAGCCGTGATGATTTTGATAGAGATGATGTTGAACAG TATTTCAATTATATGGGGATGCTTGCCGTTGAAGGAACATATGATAAAATGGAGGCTCTTCTAAACCAAAACATCCACCCTGTGGACATCCTACTACTCTTAGCTGCCTCAGAAGGTGACAAGCCTAAAATCGAGGAACTCCTGCGAGCCGGAGCGAAATACGACGTAAAAGACGCCGATGGTCGAACGGCGCTAGATAGGGCTAGTGATGAAATCAAAGATTTCATTGTTAATTTTTCAGTGCAAAGAGCATGA